CCCTTAAGAACCAAAACAGAAGCCGCCGCCCAAACACCTCTCGGCAAAACCGAGGCTATTGCTTACGACTGGCTGAAGCATGGCGGAAAACGTTTCCGTCCCTTCATCACGCTGGCCGCCTACGATGCGTTGATGAAAGCACAGCAATCGTCAACCGAATCAGAAGACGGTCAGACCTACCCGCTGGGCGTACAGAAAGCTGCGATGGCCATCGAAGTCTTCCACAAAGCGTCATTGATTCACGATGACATCGAAGACGACGATCAATATCGCTACGGTCGCGAAACCCTGCACCGCCAGCATGGCACCGGCATGGCCATTAACCTCGGTGACTATCTGATCGGCATCGGCTATCGCCTGCTGAACGAAGCCCGTGCCGACATCGGTGCGGAAGCCGCCGCCGACCTGGTCGAACGCATGGCCGCCGCCCATCTGAAGCTGTGTGAAGGTCAGGGCGCCGAAATGGCGTGGCAGGAAAGCGAAACGTTTGAACTCGCTCCGATTGACGCGCTGCAGATTTACGCGTTGAAGACATCGCCCGCCTTCGAAGCCGCCTTGTACGCCGGCATTCGCATGACCGGTTCGGTCGGCGAGTATGAAGAATTGATCTCATCCTTCTCGCGTCATATCGGCGTTGGCTTTCAGATTCTGAACGATCTCAAAGACTGGCGCGGCGATGACAACAACAAACTGATTTCTGGTCAGGATGCCCTCGCCATGCGGCCGACATTATTATTGGCCCTGGCACTCCAGACGGCAGACGACCAGCAGAAAGCCGACCTCAAAGACATTCTTCAAGGCCATCCTTCCGACGGCATGCGAATCGGTCGCCTGCGTAAAATCTATCAGGACTGCGACGTCTTCACGAAAGCGGAAGCACTCGTCGATAAATCACGGGCACGTGCCGAAGAACTAGCCGAAAGCGTGGACAACGAAGACTTCAAGCAACTGTTGAAGTTCTTCTGCGAAACCGTATTGGCCGAAGAAACCCCGGAAGAGAAACCCGAACCCAACGTCCTGATGCCACTCCCCATCGCGTAATGCAGTGACGGTGTTGCGTTCTAATCAAGCAGGGACGTCCTCCCGTGTGCGACTGCGCGGCTTGTCCGACAGAGCCACGCGCTGCCGTGATAGATTCGTTTATTACTACCACGAAAAACACGAACGCACACGAAAACGCTCTCACGCGGCAACAGGAAATTGTCAGAGAACGCGATTGACCCCGTAACAACATCACCCACTCCAGCGTAGGGGTTGGTCTATGTGCCAACCCGCCTCGCGAGGTTCGATTTTGTATCACGCATGCAAAGGAACCAGCAAAACCATTCGCATATCCTCACACAAATCACGTCAACATAGCGGGTCGACACATGGGTCGACCCCTACTTTTCCTGCTATCAAAGCGTTTTCCCATTCACTGTTGGCAAGCCAACAGTGCCACATTCGCTGTACTTTCCTGGGGTTTCACACTCACATTTCTTTCTTTGTTGACATTAGAACACAACACTTCATAATAAATTGTTCACTTAGATCTGAGTTCTCAAACAACTTCGCATCGAAAAACAATTCATTTCGATCCGGACGACAACTCGTTCTTCCTGAAACCCTCGCCGCGCCTTTGTGCGGTTTGTGAAATAAAAAGCAGGCTGGCACGTAACGACACCCCTGACGCGACCACAGGAGGAACGATGGACCTGATTGACCGGACGAAAGACATTGCATCACGCATCCCCAAACAGATGGAGTATACCCAGACCGAAGAGGCCACCAAGAACGCCTTCATCATGCCGTTTATCAGTGCGCTGGGATACGACGTGTTTAACCCGCTGGAAGTGATCCCTGAATTCACATCGGATCACGGCACCAAAAAAGGGGAGAAGGTCGACTACGCCATCAAGAAGGATGATAAGATCATCATCCTCGTCGAGTGCAAATGGTCGGGCGCGGATCTGGATAAGGTGCATGCCTCACAACTCTATCGTTATTTCTCGGTCACCTCGGCCCGATTTGCGATCCTGACGAACGGTATTGAATACCAATTCTATTCGGACATCGACGAGCCGAACAAAATGGATTCGAAGCCCTTCTTCGTTTTCAACATGCTGCACTTTGAAGATCATCAGATCAATGAACTCAAGAAATTCACCAAGTCGGCGTTTTCTCTGGAAGACATTCTCACCACCGCCAGCACGTTGAAGTATGCCGGGGCGATCAAGAAAATTCTGGATGAAGAACTCAAATCCCCTTCGGAAGAGTTTGTACGGTTCTTTGCTTCTCAAGTCTATGATGGTCGTCTGACACAACCAGTGGTGGAACAATTCACAAAGATTGTCAAAGATGCCCGCACGCAGTTTATTAACGAACGCATCAACGAACGACTGAAGACGGCCCTCTCGGCAAATCAATCGGGATCATCGTCGGAAGGCGTTGCCGATACAGAAGAAGCCGACGAGGACACATCCCCCCGCGACGGCATCGAAACCACCCAGGACGAACTGGACGGCTTCAACGTCGTCAAAGCAATTTTGCGGGAAGTAGTCGACGTGTCACGTGTAAAAATGCGCGACACAAAAAGCTATTGTGGCATCCTGCTCGACGACAACAACCGCAAACCAATCTGCCGCCTGCGGTTTAATACATCCCAGAAATACCTGGGGCTGTTCTCAAACAAAAACGAAGACAAAGTGGAAATCGATAACGTCGACGGCATCTTCAAATTCGCAGATCGGGTGAAAGCGGTGATCGGTGAGTATGAGGGGAACGGGAAGCCGGAAACAAGTGAGTTGCCTACTGGGGATGAGGTGGGAAATGGTTAATTTACTTGTTGTTTTTTAGTGAATGGAAGTGGTCACTCAAACACTGTCGGGCAAGCCGACAGTGGCACACCTTACATCTAATTTAGGGTTAGTGTAGTCAAACTGCTCCCTAAATCATTAGCTGCTAAAGATGGGAATTAAATAATGGTCATGACTTGGGACAACTTACTCAGTGTAGAAAGATTTGGACGAACCGAGCCACCTGGAATCGAAGATGACCAACGGGAGGAATTCGACAGAGACCACGATCGCATCATGTTCTCAAGTGCATTTCGTCGTTTGCAGGACAAAACACAAGTATTCCCACTTTCT
This window of the Gimesia fumaroli genome carries:
- a CDS encoding polyprenyl synthetase family protein; the encoded protein is MSIAPFDQESSEDQTATGSTKPAADSSAEKKPVKRKRQSTSHLKAVPETLALREEMKAEAEKFVEFLDCSNPFNKTTLEKWSRELLDQMNQPEKFLGFMMVLIGNFFWKRQFLAIPFERRLLLLPHCLKHAEGCPAEYDEFGLDCEKCGACSIADYKVRAEKLGYKVLVAEGSPVVLKIIVGGYVDGILGVACLNVLEKSIDKVLIAGVPSYAVPLHSGDCKNTKMDEPWIWEVLEEYRPLEEPLTRSYLPTMRAANSLFENNFDEILPPLRTKTEAAAQTPLGKTEAIAYDWLKHGGKRFRPFITLAAYDALMKAQQSSTESEDGQTYPLGVQKAAMAIEVFHKASLIHDDIEDDDQYRYGRETLHRQHGTGMAINLGDYLIGIGYRLLNEARADIGAEAAADLVERMAAAHLKLCEGQGAEMAWQESETFELAPIDALQIYALKTSPAFEAALYAGIRMTGSVGEYEELISSFSRHIGVGFQILNDLKDWRGDDNNKLISGQDALAMRPTLLLALALQTADDQQKADLKDILQGHPSDGMRIGRLRKIYQDCDVFTKAEALVDKSRARAEELAESVDNEDFKQLLKFFCETVLAEETPEEKPEPNVLMPLPIA
- a CDS encoding type I restriction endonuclease, translating into MDLIDRTKDIASRIPKQMEYTQTEEATKNAFIMPFISALGYDVFNPLEVIPEFTSDHGTKKGEKVDYAIKKDDKIIILVECKWSGADLDKVHASQLYRYFSVTSARFAILTNGIEYQFYSDIDEPNKMDSKPFFVFNMLHFEDHQINELKKFTKSAFSLEDILTTASTLKYAGAIKKILDEELKSPSEEFVRFFASQVYDGRLTQPVVEQFTKIVKDARTQFINERINERLKTALSANQSGSSSEGVADTEEADEDTSPRDGIETTQDELDGFNVVKAILREVVDVSRVKMRDTKSYCGILLDDNNRKPICRLRFNTSQKYLGLFSNKNEDKVEIDNVDGIFKFADRVKAVIGEYEGNGKPETSELPTGDEVGNG